The Myxococcota bacterium genome contains a region encoding:
- the msrA gene encoding peptide-methionine (S)-S-oxide reductase MsrA, whose amino-acid sequence MGFFSKKLELPAPGEALPGRDAQMPVAEKHAVLRTPMEPPFPEGLEDVYFGLGCFWGAERKFWEASGVYTTAVGYQSGQTPNPTYEEVCTGRTGHNETVRVVFDPRAIDFDAVLRIFWESHDPTQGMRQGNDVGTQYRSGIYVTSAAQQEQAVASRDVYAQRLAAAGYGEITTEILEAPPFYYAEDYHQQYLAKNPHGYCGLGGTGVSCPIGLEV is encoded by the coding sequence ATGGGATTCTTCTCCAAGAAGCTCGAATTGCCCGCGCCGGGGGAGGCGCTCCCGGGGCGCGACGCCCAGATGCCCGTGGCCGAGAAGCACGCTGTGCTCCGAACGCCCATGGAGCCGCCGTTTCCCGAAGGGCTCGAGGACGTCTATTTCGGGCTGGGGTGCTTCTGGGGGGCCGAGCGGAAGTTCTGGGAGGCCAGCGGGGTCTACACCACCGCCGTGGGCTACCAGTCGGGCCAGACCCCGAACCCCACCTATGAGGAAGTCTGTACCGGACGCACCGGCCACAACGAGACCGTCCGCGTCGTCTTCGACCCCCGGGCCATCGACTTCGACGCCGTGCTGCGGATCTTCTGGGAGAGCCACGACCCCACCCAGGGCATGCGCCAGGGCAACGACGTGGGCACCCAGTACCGCTCGGGCATCTACGTGACGAGCGCTGCCCAGCAGGAGCAGGCCGTGGCCTCGCGCGACGTCTATGCCCAGCGCCTCGCGGCCGCGGGCTACGGCGAGATCACCACCGAGATCCTCGAGGCGCCTCCCTTCTATTACGCCGAGGACTACCACCAGCAGTACCTGGCGAAGAACCCACACGGCTACTGCGGGCTGGGTGGCACCGGCGTGTCCTGCCCGATCGGTCTCGAGGTCTAG
- a CDS encoding nitronate monooxygenase family protein, which translates to MHTDLCDQLDIEFPIFAFTHCRDVVVAVSQAGGFGVLGAVGFTPEQLEVELRWIDEHIGDAPYGVDIVIPGKYEGMGETDPKKLEEQLKKMIPEQHRAFASKILSEHDVPELPADEERRGELLGWTEATATPQVEVALQHPKVKLIANALGTPPKDIIDHIHDQGRLVAALCGRAPQALKHKEAGVDIIIAQGTEGGGHTGDIGSMVLWPEVIDAVAPTPVLAAGGIGRGRQVAAALGMGAQGVWTGSIWLAVEEAEASPEQMDSYFVATSRDTVRSRSWTGKPCRMLKNDWTEAWGAEDTPDPLGMPLQGMLVGDAMSRVHRYPKPAQSVAFNPVGQIVGNMTEKLAVRDVIYQIVEEYVDSFDRLQKLQPE; encoded by the coding sequence ATGCATACCGACCTGTGCGACCAGCTCGACATCGAGTTCCCGATCTTTGCCTTCACCCACTGCCGCGACGTCGTCGTGGCGGTGTCACAAGCCGGCGGTTTCGGCGTCCTCGGGGCGGTGGGCTTCACGCCCGAGCAGCTCGAGGTGGAGCTTCGTTGGATCGACGAGCACATCGGTGACGCCCCCTACGGCGTCGACATCGTCATCCCCGGCAAGTACGAGGGGATGGGCGAGACCGACCCCAAGAAGCTCGAAGAGCAGCTCAAGAAGATGATCCCCGAGCAGCACCGCGCCTTCGCGTCGAAGATCCTCTCCGAGCACGACGTGCCGGAGCTGCCCGCCGATGAAGAGCGACGCGGGGAGCTGCTGGGCTGGACCGAAGCCACCGCGACGCCTCAAGTGGAAGTCGCGCTGCAACACCCGAAGGTGAAGCTGATCGCCAACGCCCTCGGTACGCCGCCGAAGGACATCATCGATCACATCCACGATCAGGGACGCCTCGTCGCGGCGCTCTGCGGACGCGCGCCCCAGGCGCTGAAGCACAAGGAGGCGGGCGTCGACATCATCATCGCCCAGGGCACGGAAGGCGGTGGCCACACCGGCGACATCGGCTCGATGGTGCTGTGGCCCGAGGTGATCGATGCGGTTGCTCCCACCCCGGTGCTCGCGGCCGGCGGCATCGGACGCGGACGCCAGGTGGCAGCGGCCCTCGGCATGGGGGCGCAAGGCGTCTGGACCGGCTCGATCTGGTTGGCCGTCGAAGAGGCCGAGGCGTCGCCCGAGCAGATGGACTCCTACTTCGTCGCCACGAGCCGCGACACGGTGCGCTCGCGGTCGTGGACCGGGAAGCCGTGCCGCATGTTGAAGAACGACTGGACCGAGGCGTGGGGCGCCGAGGACACCCCCGACCCGCTGGGCATGCCGCTCCAGGGCATGCTGGTGGGAGACGCGATGTCACGGGTGCACCGCTATCCGAAGCCGGCCCAGAGCGTGGCTTTCAACCCCGTCGGTCAGATCGTCGGCAACATGACCGAGAAGCTCGCCGTCCGCGACGTGATCTACCAGATCGTCGAAGAGTACGTGGACTCGTTCGACCGGCTGCAGAAGCTGCAGCCTGAGTAA
- the mazG gene encoding nucleoside triphosphate pyrophosphohydrolase, with translation MERLLEIMARLRNPEGGCPWDLEQTFDSVAPYTIEEAYEVDDAIRRGAWDELRDELGDLLLQVVFHARMAEEARHFAFADVVEAVCDKLVRRHPHVFGDARIEDADAQSDAWEAQKRAEREHRGETSAMDGVPQAFPALLRARKLVSRAARAGFAWPDAAAARGKVQEELAEVDAELTGGNAEALREELGDLLFAVVALAERAKVEPEEALRDANAKFEGRFRTLESDVAGEGSTIASLDRDALMARWEAVKQRHG, from the coding sequence GTGGAGCGCTTGCTCGAGATCATGGCCCGGTTGCGCAACCCCGAAGGCGGATGTCCGTGGGACCTCGAACAGACCTTCGACAGCGTGGCGCCGTACACGATCGAGGAGGCCTACGAAGTCGACGACGCGATCCGGCGCGGCGCCTGGGACGAGCTCCGCGACGAACTCGGAGACCTGCTGCTGCAGGTGGTGTTCCACGCGCGCATGGCCGAGGAGGCACGCCACTTCGCGTTCGCCGACGTGGTCGAGGCGGTGTGCGACAAACTGGTGCGCCGCCATCCCCACGTATTCGGCGACGCGCGGATCGAAGACGCGGACGCCCAGAGCGACGCCTGGGAGGCCCAGAAGCGCGCCGAGCGCGAACACCGCGGCGAGACCTCGGCGATGGACGGCGTGCCCCAGGCTTTCCCCGCGCTCTTGCGCGCACGCAAACTGGTGTCGCGGGCCGCGCGCGCGGGCTTCGCCTGGCCGGACGCCGCTGCGGCGCGGGGGAAGGTGCAAGAGGAACTGGCCGAGGTGGACGCCGAGCTCACGGGCGGGAACGCAGAGGCGCTGCGCGAAGAGCTCGGCGATCTCCTCTTCGCCGTCGTGGCGCTGGCCGAGCGGGCGAAGGTGGAACCCGAAGAGGCCCTGCGCGACGCGAACGCGAAGTTCGAGGGACGCTTCCGCACTCTCGAGTCCGACGTAGCCGGAGAGGGGAGCACGATCGCGAGCCTCGACCGCGACGCCCTGATGGCGCGCTGGGAAGCCGTGAAGCAGCGGCACGGCTAG